From the genome of Chania multitudinisentens RB-25, one region includes:
- a CDS encoding helix-turn-helix transcriptional regulator, which translates to MEKKKLVLHCPCHFIQIGLKEIFSQPPFVERTVIVDSVSNLKQCECALLKHPKVEMVILALDNHWYNPISLLKLVTQRLPELHPQSKIALIGNITYMNMLKRYLGEGGGVYIFLDISVSLSILRQQLLAALQTRVFTANSVYKPMLVVPRLSAREMMVLNRVLNSDSITQIARDLRLHYKTVNNYKRSALSKLGVRSLPLLLIQNYNKKMLGHVLCHLSRQYNNTDIRAEAAPERDTFHCAKNAKTFIPIY; encoded by the coding sequence ATGGAGAAGAAAAAACTGGTATTGCATTGCCCTTGCCATTTTATTCAAATAGGATTGAAAGAAATATTCAGTCAGCCCCCATTTGTTGAACGAACAGTGATTGTAGACAGTGTTTCAAATCTGAAGCAGTGTGAGTGTGCATTACTCAAGCATCCGAAAGTTGAGATGGTGATATTAGCATTGGATAACCATTGGTATAATCCTATTTCATTGTTGAAGTTAGTCACTCAACGTTTGCCTGAATTGCACCCCCAAAGCAAGATAGCCTTGATTGGCAATATTACCTATATGAATATGCTGAAGCGCTATTTGGGTGAGGGGGGAGGTGTTTATATTTTCCTGGATATTTCAGTTTCTTTATCTATATTGCGGCAGCAATTATTAGCCGCTCTGCAAACCCGTGTTTTTACGGCTAATTCGGTATATAAGCCAATGTTGGTAGTACCTCGGCTTTCTGCACGAGAAATGATGGTCTTGAATCGTGTGCTGAATAGTGACTCCATCACGCAAATAGCGAGAGATTTACGTCTCCACTACAAAACGGTAAACAATTATAAGCGTTCGGCCTTGTCAAAGCTGGGCGTGCGTTCACTTCCTTTGCTGTTGATACAGAATTACAATAAAAAGATGTTGGGGCATGTTTTATGCCACCTAAGCAGGCAATATAATAATACGGATATACGAGCAGAGGCTGCGCCTGAAAGAGATACATTTCACTGTGCAAAAAATGCCAAAACCTTTATACCCATCTATTAA
- the ynfF gene encoding selenate/tellurate reductase subunit YnfF, whose amino-acid sequence MNHIQNPDLLHHPISRRRLLQKSSAAGCLLAATSGMVLPFRKTAAAENQPNTEPLADKVVWSSCTVNCGSRCALRLHVRDDEVYWVETDNTGNDEYGNHQLRACLRGRSIRRRMNHPDRLKYPMKRVGKRGEGKFIRISWDEALDIISGKLKHTLEEYGNEAVHVLYGTGVDGGNITNSNVPYRLMNSCGGFLSRYGSYSTAQITTAMPYLYGAQQGNSPDDIANSKLVVLFGNNPAETRMSGAGVTYYLEQARERSNARMIVVDPRYTDTAAGREDEWIPIRPGTDAALVASIAHVLITENLVDQAFLDKYCIGYDEKTLPSSAPKNGHYKAYILGQGEDGVAKTPAWAARITGIPATRITQLAREIGMTKPAYICQGWGPQRHANGEQTARAIAMLPILTGNVGINGGNTGCREGSFDLGVEWFDMLTNPVKTKISVYTWTDAIERGPQMTATRDGIRGKDRLDVPIKFIWCYASNTLINQHGDISRTHQILQDDNKCEMIVGIDHFMTSSAKYCDILLPDLMPTEQEDLIPHESAGNMGYVILGQPATSRKFERRPIYEILSEVAKRLGKDAEAMFTEGRNQQEWIQYLCEKTRERNPDMPSYEELKTVGIYKRKCPQEHVVAFREFRADPQANPLKTPSGKIEIYSEQLAEIAATWELAAEDVIHPLPVYAAGFEGWEDPARSQFPLQLFGYHYKARTHSSYGNIDVLQQACPQEVWINPLDAQARGIKHGDKVRVFNNRGETRLQAKVTPRIMPGVTAMGQGAWLVADMFGDKIDHGGSVNILTNLRPSPLAKGNPQHTNLVEIAKL is encoded by the coding sequence GGAGTTCCTGCACCGTCAACTGTGGCAGCCGCTGCGCTCTGCGCCTGCATGTGCGTGACGATGAAGTGTATTGGGTAGAAACCGACAATACCGGCAACGATGAATACGGCAATCATCAACTGCGCGCCTGCCTGCGCGGGCGTTCGATCCGCCGCCGGATGAACCACCCGGATCGCCTGAAATACCCGATGAAACGCGTTGGCAAACGGGGCGAAGGTAAATTTATCCGTATCAGTTGGGATGAAGCGCTGGATATCATCAGCGGTAAGCTGAAACACACTCTGGAAGAATACGGCAATGAAGCGGTACACGTGCTGTACGGCACCGGGGTGGACGGTGGCAATATCACCAACTCCAACGTTCCTTATCGGTTGATGAACTCCTGCGGCGGCTTCCTCAGCCGTTACGGCAGCTACAGCACCGCACAGATCACCACCGCCATGCCTTACCTGTATGGTGCTCAACAAGGCAATAGCCCAGATGATATTGCCAACAGCAAGCTGGTGGTGCTGTTCGGCAACAACCCGGCCGAAACCCGCATGAGCGGTGCCGGGGTGACTTACTATCTGGAACAGGCCAGAGAACGTTCCAATGCCCGCATGATCGTGGTCGATCCGCGTTATACCGATACCGCCGCTGGCCGGGAAGATGAGTGGATACCCATTCGCCCAGGCACCGATGCAGCTCTGGTGGCGAGTATCGCCCATGTGTTAATCACTGAAAACCTGGTGGACCAAGCTTTTCTTGATAAATACTGCATTGGCTATGATGAAAAAACCTTGCCCAGCAGCGCGCCCAAAAACGGCCATTATAAAGCCTATATTCTGGGCCAGGGTGAAGATGGCGTGGCGAAAACCCCGGCCTGGGCCGCGCGTATTACCGGTATTCCCGCCACGCGTATTACCCAGTTGGCACGTGAAATCGGCATGACCAAACCCGCGTATATTTGCCAGGGCTGGGGGCCACAACGCCATGCCAACGGTGAACAAACCGCACGTGCTATCGCCATGCTACCGATCCTGACCGGCAACGTCGGGATTAATGGCGGTAATACCGGTTGCCGTGAAGGCTCATTTGACCTTGGCGTTGAATGGTTTGATATGCTGACCAATCCGGTAAAAACCAAGATCTCAGTCTACACCTGGACCGATGCCATCGAACGTGGCCCGCAAATGACGGCTACACGCGACGGTATTCGCGGCAAAGATCGGTTGGATGTGCCGATCAAATTCATCTGGTGTTACGCCAGTAATACGCTGATCAACCAGCATGGCGACATCAGCCGGACGCATCAGATCCTGCAAGACGATAATAAATGTGAAATGATCGTCGGCATCGATCACTTTATGACCTCCTCTGCCAAATATTGCGACATTCTGCTGCCTGACCTGATGCCAACCGAGCAGGAAGACCTGATCCCACATGAGTCCGCCGGTAATATGGGCTATGTGATCCTCGGCCAGCCAGCAACCTCACGCAAGTTTGAACGCCGCCCTATTTACGAAATTTTATCGGAAGTCGCCAAACGGCTGGGCAAAGACGCCGAAGCCATGTTCACCGAAGGCCGCAACCAGCAGGAGTGGATTCAGTATCTTTGCGAAAAAACCCGTGAACGCAACCCAGATATGCCAAGCTACGAGGAATTGAAAACGGTAGGCATCTATAAACGCAAATGCCCACAGGAACACGTTGTGGCGTTCCGCGAATTCCGCGCAGATCCGCAGGCTAATCCGCTGAAAACGCCGTCAGGCAAGATTGAAATTTATTCCGAACAATTGGCAGAAATTGCCGCTACCTGGGAATTGGCCGCCGAAGATGTGATCCACCCGCTGCCGGTTTATGCCGCCGGTTTTGAAGGCTGGGAAGATCCAGCCCGCAGCCAATTTCCACTGCAACTGTTCGGCTACCATTACAAAGCCAGAACCCACTCCAGCTACGGCAATATCGACGTGCTGCAACAGGCCTGCCCGCAGGAGGTCTGGATTAACCCGCTGGATGCGCAAGCGCGCGGCATCAAGCATGGCGATAAAGTCAGGGTATTCAACAACAGGGGTGAAACCAGGCTCCAGGCTAAAGTCACCCCACGGATTATGCCCGGCGTCACCGCCATGGGCCAAGGTGCCTGGCTGGTAGCCGATATGTTTGGCGACAAAATTGATCACGGTGGCAGCGTGAATATCCTCACTAATCTGCGCCCTTCCCCACTGGCAAAAGGGAATCCGCAACACACCAATCTGGTTGAAATCGCAAAATTGTAA
- a CDS encoding TcfC E-set like domain-containing protein — protein MDRVIPGWATGLLLLTLPVTIRADGTQIEYQVPAGFSDAEHDISMQFLATLDNKPLPGPVSWSTRQNRLTFDEALYRKNGVSNEQIALLNKVLPQIPYAACPNGCDYTASGQTVSLDKIKQSLTITDSNQRYVQPQTMMGFIHNQSLNVRAASNDYRAVSAYGQGYLGLPWQSYGYMGWYYNDSKNVDTRNTDQGVSTWYLQKNFATTYLRSGRQDSRDLAAGSVSTSLNPGFDQFVTLGSQDNLKRDHQSAGTMVLFASTEGDYEFYRDGRLIRRIPAVIGRNEIDYNQLPGGFYSVEIRLINRNGQEVSRENQQIANINYGGGNGWYVTLGKELDTQKNLLSAGASFQTDWFAASSALLKGTDDKWAMEHNLTRPMQIAEVDITPTIGVMVGEKRIGGYASLSAGSPQLGYLSASQYQNTAVSDFYPANNSTALSYSRQFGPTRLSYNYSRYANSARHQLQSTWNWRGNGVWAVISTGLQKGGYDNNSNNYGVYLNTTFMLDRNTGTFNAAYNNGRLHTGGSYQREFEDSFGTTYAGVDFSEIGRTNAVGLNAQRSGTRGDVSLRVGREDHITNGSFNYNGMLAASENGIALGRTSPSGAAMLVSTPELGETQYGFRVEGYPVAGGGTYAVPLASYQDVTFARAQTVDANMDMNIRLPANIIRAHPGQVYAVKAEVEMNLLYNGFMVDKLGAPVSGTLQESGDTVHPNGLFSIASSALLKEVTLNGKQGRYRCDLSKPKGNYYTCVPS, from the coding sequence ATGGACAGAGTTATCCCTGGATGGGCGACAGGTTTATTATTACTGACATTGCCGGTAACCATTCGTGCCGATGGTACTCAGATTGAGTACCAGGTTCCCGCCGGGTTTAGCGACGCGGAACACGATATATCCATGCAGTTTTTGGCTACTCTGGACAATAAACCTTTACCAGGCCCCGTTAGCTGGTCCACACGGCAGAATCGCCTCACATTTGATGAGGCGCTGTATCGCAAGAATGGTGTATCAAACGAACAGATAGCGCTATTGAATAAGGTGCTGCCCCAGATACCTTATGCAGCCTGCCCGAATGGCTGTGATTATACCGCCAGTGGTCAGACGGTATCACTGGACAAGATCAAACAGTCGCTAACGATTACCGACAGCAACCAGCGCTACGTGCAGCCCCAAACCATGATGGGCTTTATCCACAATCAATCACTGAACGTGCGTGCCGCTTCCAACGACTACCGCGCCGTTTCTGCCTACGGCCAGGGTTATCTTGGCCTGCCTTGGCAAAGTTACGGATATATGGGGTGGTACTACAACGACAGCAAGAATGTTGATACCAGAAATACGGATCAAGGGGTCAGTACCTGGTACTTACAAAAAAACTTTGCCACTACCTATTTGCGTAGCGGGCGGCAGGATAGCCGGGACTTGGCCGCAGGCAGCGTCAGCACTTCGCTTAACCCGGGATTTGATCAGTTTGTCACCTTGGGAAGCCAAGACAACCTGAAACGCGACCATCAGTCCGCAGGTACCATGGTGCTATTTGCCAGCACGGAGGGGGATTACGAGTTTTACCGCGATGGTCGGCTTATTCGCCGTATACCCGCGGTGATTGGCCGCAATGAAATTGACTATAACCAACTGCCCGGTGGGTTTTACAGCGTGGAAATCCGCCTGATTAATCGTAACGGTCAAGAGGTCAGCCGTGAGAACCAGCAGATTGCCAACATCAATTACGGCGGAGGTAACGGCTGGTACGTGACGTTGGGCAAAGAGCTTGATACGCAGAAAAACCTGCTTAGTGCGGGTGCCAGCTTCCAGACTGACTGGTTTGCTGCCAGCAGTGCTCTGCTTAAGGGAACCGACGATAAATGGGCGATGGAGCATAACCTGACTCGGCCAATGCAGATAGCTGAGGTGGATATCACGCCAACTATCGGCGTGATGGTGGGGGAAAAAAGGATTGGGGGTTACGCCAGCTTGAGCGCAGGCAGCCCGCAGTTGGGGTATTTATCCGCGTCGCAGTACCAGAATACGGCGGTGTCTGATTTCTACCCAGCCAACAATAGCACTGCGCTGTCGTATAGCCGCCAGTTCGGGCCAACCCGTCTGAGTTACAACTACAGCCGGTATGCCAACAGCGCGCGTCATCAGTTGCAGAGCACATGGAATTGGCGTGGCAACGGCGTTTGGGCGGTGATCTCTACCGGGTTGCAGAAAGGAGGATACGACAACAACAGCAACAACTACGGGGTGTATTTAAATACCACCTTTATGTTGGATCGTAATACCGGAACCTTTAACGCCGCCTATAACAACGGCAGGTTACATACCGGGGGCAGCTATCAACGTGAGTTTGAAGACAGCTTTGGCACCACTTACGCCGGTGTGGATTTCAGCGAAATCGGCCGTACTAACGCGGTGGGTTTGAATGCGCAACGCAGTGGTACGCGTGGGGATGTTTCTCTGCGAGTCGGGCGCGAAGACCATATCACTAACGGCAGCTTCAACTATAACGGCATGTTGGCCGCTAGCGAGAACGGCATCGCGCTAGGGCGCACCAGTCCCAGTGGAGCGGCAATGTTAGTCAGTACTCCCGAGTTGGGGGAAACCCAATATGGCTTCAGGGTAGAAGGCTACCCGGTTGCTGGCGGTGGCACCTATGCGGTGCCGCTGGCGAGTTATCAGGATGTGACCTTCGCACGGGCTCAGACGGTGGATGCAAATATGGATATGAATATTCGTCTGCCAGCCAACATTATCCGGGCGCACCCAGGGCAGGTGTATGCAGTGAAGGCCGAAGTGGAAATGAACCTGCTGTACAACGGATTTATGGTTGACAAGCTGGGAGCCCCAGTGAGCGGCACGCTGCAAGAGAGCGGCGATACGGTTCATCCAAATGGCCTGTTTTCCATAGCCTCTTCCGCCCTCTTGAAAGAGGTCACGCTCAACGGCAAACAAGGGCGTTACCGCTGCGATCTGAGCAAGCCGAAGGGGAACTACTACACCTGTGTGCCTAGTTAA
- a CDS encoding LysR substrate-binding domain-containing protein, translated as MKILPKINHLQIFKLIIQHGSIRAAAAALNQTQPALSRAMNELEKALGVPLLVRGTRGVVLTEAGKLFVPRMQFALKELERAVNEVRHISYAAHGRVAIGSSSLPSFTMLPAAIQKFQRRFSQVNVLLSEGYLPEMLDEVRSGTLDFAIGAALMENIGREFITEPFFTMPFRVLARRGHPLAQSTSLKKLRKARWYLPSSTTGYYHQLSNIIFPDGQQDDVSIVRGNTAIMAVQMVLSAGYLTIAPQELLQVPYLKEHLCYIPVEETLPDAAYSFIYSQQLPLTTVARNLMYELRKECENYPWSMSGFDH; from the coding sequence ATGAAAATATTGCCTAAAATTAACCACCTGCAAATATTTAAATTGATTATACAGCATGGAAGTATTCGAGCAGCCGCAGCGGCATTGAATCAGACTCAGCCAGCATTGAGCCGGGCAATGAATGAGTTAGAAAAAGCGCTTGGTGTCCCCTTGTTGGTTCGGGGTACCCGCGGCGTGGTGTTGACCGAAGCAGGAAAGCTGTTTGTTCCTCGCATGCAGTTTGCACTTAAAGAGTTGGAGCGCGCGGTTAATGAAGTGAGGCATATCAGCTATGCCGCTCACGGTAGGGTGGCGATAGGGAGTTCTTCACTTCCTTCTTTTACTATGTTACCTGCCGCGATACAGAAGTTTCAACGACGCTTTTCTCAGGTGAATGTCCTGCTTTCAGAAGGCTATCTGCCTGAAATGTTGGATGAGGTGCGTAGTGGTACGCTGGATTTCGCGATTGGGGCCGCGCTGATGGAGAATATAGGTAGAGAATTTATTACGGAACCCTTTTTCACCATGCCTTTCCGGGTATTAGCACGGCGTGGGCATCCTTTGGCACAGAGTACATCGCTCAAGAAACTGCGGAAAGCCAGATGGTATTTACCCTCATCAACAACGGGTTATTATCATCAACTCAGTAATATCATCTTTCCCGACGGGCAACAGGATGATGTCTCTATTGTTCGGGGAAATACTGCCATAATGGCCGTTCAAATGGTGCTCAGCGCAGGCTATTTAACCATTGCACCGCAGGAACTCTTACAGGTTCCCTACCTGAAAGAGCATCTTTGTTATATTCCGGTTGAAGAAACACTGCCGGATGCCGCGTATAGCTTCATTTATTCTCAGCAACTGCCATTAACCACCGTGGCCAGAAATCTGATGTACGAACTACGGAAAGAATGTGAAAACTATCCCTGGAGTATGAGCGGCTTTGACCATTGA